A genomic region of Exiguobacterium oxidotolerans JCM 12280 contains the following coding sequences:
- the dnaE gene encoding DNA polymerase III subunit alpha, with protein MMQLNVRTAYSPLQSTIRLTPYLDELKRRGVTIAAICETTLTGVPAFILECQLRDIRPVVGYQQTMTDTDDINLLWYAKTSVGLRTLYQLASGLTSEDCSELIAIIETTRQASEDEVRLRRQVVAWMGHAKNATVYLGVKAARSTVERDSRERYRAVADELGIETIPIDPVRYLRRDDADAYQALRAIAAGSAFQEHKSNRMAHLKSNDELQEQFTGREQSLLKRWGESQVPLELPRQSRPLPRVTDDSIGRLRTLAKDGLLAHGLVDEAARSRLEYELDVIEKTGFADYFLIVEDLVRHAKTTGIRVGPGRGSAAGSLVSYTLGITTVDPLKYGLLFERFLNPERITMPDIDIDVEDERREELLDYLVERYGRSHVGQIGTLSTLGAKAALRDVARVLEFSKDETDAAAKQIGKETTLQGIEQKQTIYRWFSGSEKRRQLLHLAQAIEGLPRQRSIHAAGVVIGSEDLIETTPLDTGASERFVTQYLMKALEQQGLLKIDLLGLRNLTRLRQMEQLIRREHPDFSMETLPEEDPATLRLFARGDTDYIFQFESNGMKQTLREVKPARFEDLVATMSLFRPGPMKFIDLYAKRKAGQPYQMVHPILADVLETTYGVIVYQEQIMEITRRVAGFTLAQADILRRAISKKNSQSVESEKERFLQGAVQNGLEHAVAETLYDQIERFAGYGFNRSHAVAYTKISYALGYTKAHYPQIFSLVSIDQPERLVRAMREKRLPALPPDIWISDYRSTLEGKGIRLGIQTLRGITERDFKLLKEAASSSQTITKLLTAVGWGKKERAKIELLLYGGAFDRATHGDRGLAEQEVLDYFTMASNTLLPDELASLGKRATTKAVIRTATDWARLEREALGFWLTYSPLMTAMTPQVETTHFHDVSSEMEESVYLVCYIEQLREFKTKRAQSMGVMQAVDGYSNEEVVIFPKQYDMYKRSLYVGNVLLIEVKVQDRAGERQFVLERLRPLGQDVLFIKLPSKNELAPLERVLEIAPGDIPVVVRYADTNETKTLPGLYAIRHEEELFAQLRIQFGEANIILKNVPRSN; from the coding sequence ATGATGCAGCTGAACGTACGGACGGCATACAGTCCGTTACAAAGTACGATTCGACTTACACCTTATCTTGATGAATTAAAGCGACGAGGAGTGACGATTGCTGCGATTTGTGAGACGACATTGACCGGCGTTCCGGCGTTCATCTTAGAGTGTCAGCTTCGCGACATCCGTCCTGTCGTAGGATATCAGCAAACGATGACCGACACCGATGACATCAATCTTTTATGGTATGCCAAAACGAGTGTCGGGTTACGCACGTTATATCAATTAGCGAGTGGGCTGACGAGTGAAGACTGTAGTGAGTTGATTGCAATCATTGAGACGACGCGGCAAGCATCGGAGGATGAAGTAAGACTTCGACGTCAGGTCGTAGCTTGGATGGGCCATGCTAAAAATGCGACGGTTTATCTAGGAGTCAAGGCTGCGCGGTCGACTGTAGAGCGGGACAGCCGCGAACGCTATCGAGCCGTGGCGGATGAACTAGGAATCGAGACGATTCCGATTGATCCCGTCCGTTATCTTCGTCGAGACGATGCGGATGCCTATCAGGCGCTTCGGGCAATCGCCGCCGGATCGGCATTTCAAGAACATAAAAGCAATCGGATGGCACACCTCAAATCAAATGACGAACTGCAAGAACAGTTTACCGGACGCGAACAGTCTTTACTGAAGCGTTGGGGTGAATCACAAGTGCCCCTTGAACTACCGCGTCAGTCACGTCCTTTACCCCGGGTGACGGATGATTCAATCGGTCGCCTACGGACGTTAGCGAAAGACGGACTGTTGGCACATGGTCTAGTCGATGAAGCAGCACGAAGTAGGCTGGAGTACGAACTTGACGTGATTGAGAAAACTGGTTTTGCGGACTATTTCTTAATCGTCGAGGACTTGGTACGTCATGCGAAAACGACGGGAATTCGTGTCGGTCCAGGACGTGGTTCCGCTGCCGGTTCACTTGTCAGCTATACGTTAGGAATCACGACGGTCGATCCCTTGAAATACGGATTGTTATTTGAACGTTTCTTGAACCCGGAACGCATCACGATGCCAGATATCGACATTGATGTCGAAGATGAAAGACGGGAGGAACTATTAGATTACCTCGTTGAACGATATGGTCGAAGTCATGTCGGTCAAATCGGGACATTGTCGACTCTTGGAGCGAAAGCTGCATTACGTGACGTCGCCCGTGTTCTTGAATTTTCCAAAGATGAGACCGATGCTGCTGCGAAACAGATCGGAAAAGAGACGACTTTACAAGGGATCGAACAAAAACAGACGATTTACCGGTGGTTCTCTGGAAGCGAGAAACGAAGACAGTTGCTTCATCTAGCTCAAGCGATTGAAGGGTTGCCGAGACAGCGGTCGATTCATGCGGCAGGCGTCGTCATCGGTTCGGAAGATTTGATTGAGACGACACCGCTCGATACGGGAGCAAGTGAGAGATTCGTGACGCAGTATTTGATGAAGGCGCTTGAGCAACAAGGCCTTTTGAAAATTGATTTGCTTGGTTTACGTAATTTGACACGTCTTAGACAAATGGAACAATTGATTCGCAGAGAGCATCCGGATTTTTCGATGGAAACGCTCCCCGAGGAAGACCCTGCGACGCTCCGTCTATTCGCGCGGGGGGATACAGATTACATCTTCCAGTTTGAATCGAATGGGATGAAACAAACGTTACGCGAAGTCAAACCGGCCCGCTTTGAAGATTTAGTCGCGACGATGTCGCTTTTTCGGCCGGGACCGATGAAATTCATCGATCTATATGCGAAACGGAAGGCGGGGCAACCGTATCAAATGGTACATCCAATCTTGGCAGACGTCCTCGAGACGACATACGGTGTCATCGTCTATCAAGAGCAAATCATGGAAATCACGCGTCGGGTCGCCGGATTTACGTTGGCGCAAGCAGATATATTACGACGAGCGATTTCGAAAAAAAACAGTCAATCGGTCGAGTCGGAAAAAGAACGATTTTTGCAAGGGGCTGTTCAAAACGGTTTGGAACATGCCGTCGCTGAGACGTTATATGATCAAATCGAACGGTTCGCGGGCTATGGCTTTAACCGGAGTCATGCAGTAGCTTATACGAAAATCAGTTATGCTCTAGGGTATACAAAAGCGCACTATCCACAAATCTTTTCACTCGTTTCAATCGATCAACCGGAACGTCTCGTCCGAGCGATGCGCGAGAAACGTTTACCTGCATTGCCGCCCGACATTTGGATTTCAGACTATCGTTCGACGTTAGAAGGGAAGGGGATTCGTCTCGGGATTCAGACCCTTCGCGGGATTACGGAACGTGATTTTAAGTTATTGAAGGAAGCGGCCAGCTCGTCTCAGACAATCACTAAACTTTTGACTGCAGTCGGCTGGGGGAAAAAAGAACGCGCTAAAATCGAGTTGTTACTTTACGGTGGGGCATTCGACCGAGCGACGCATGGTGACCGGGGATTAGCGGAACAAGAAGTCCTTGATTACTTTACGATGGCTTCGAATACGTTGTTACCGGACGAATTAGCAAGCCTCGGTAAGCGGGCAACGACAAAAGCCGTCATACGTACTGCGACGGACTGGGCGCGGCTCGAACGTGAAGCACTTGGATTCTGGTTAACCTACTCACCTTTGATGACAGCGATGACACCGCAAGTCGAGACGACGCATTTTCATGATGTTTCAAGCGAGATGGAAGAATCCGTCTATCTTGTGTGTTACATCGAGCAGCTGCGTGAGTTTAAGACGAAACGCGCACAATCAATGGGCGTCATGCAAGCCGTTGATGGGTATTCGAACGAAGAGGTCGTCATTTTCCCGAAACAGTACGACATGTATAAACGATCGTTGTATGTCGGAAACGTGTTGTTGATCGAAGTGAAGGTGCAAGACCGGGCGGGTGAACGGCAGTTCGTGTTAGAGCGGTTGCGTCCGCTTGGTCAAGATGTCTTGTTCATCAAGTTACCTTCTAAAAATGAGCTGGCTCCTCTTGAACGTGTACTTGAAATCGCACCGGGTGACATCCCGGTCGTCGTCCGCTATGCTGACACGAACGAAACAAAGACGTTGCCGGGTTTATATGCGATTCGTCATGAAGAAGAGCTGTTCGCGCAATTACGGATTCAATTTGGTGAAGCGAACATCATCTTAAAAAATGTCCCTCGATCAAACTAG
- a CDS encoding DHH family phosphoesterase: MKEQIRQLIEDASTIIIHRHERPDPDALGSQFGLREVLQQQFPEKKIYAVGEMADSLLFMGKLDAVEPKMYEEALVVILDTANEARIDGHVAMTGRHVIKIDHHPDEDAYAKVQLVDPTVSSTSELLVHLLNDWGYPIPAAAAIQFYAGIVGDTGRFQFRGTTSKTFAVAAQLLDLEIDTDWLYRNMYQTELVALHLQGYVLQHIQLTDAGVGYVVLTQETLKRFDATVEQASLLVNSFAGLKGMKSWALFLETEKEVRVRIRSKGPVINEVAKEFRGGGHPMASGATIDHLSEVDQVVARLDAVARDFRFE; this comes from the coding sequence GTGAAAGAACAAATCAGACAATTGATTGAAGACGCATCAACGATTATCATTCATCGGCATGAACGACCGGATCCGGATGCGCTTGGAAGCCAGTTCGGGTTACGTGAAGTCTTGCAGCAACAATTTCCGGAGAAAAAAATCTACGCCGTCGGTGAGATGGCAGACTCCCTATTGTTCATGGGGAAGCTCGACGCAGTGGAACCGAAAATGTATGAAGAAGCACTCGTCGTCATTTTAGATACGGCGAATGAAGCACGAATCGACGGTCATGTTGCGATGACAGGGCGTCACGTCATTAAGATTGACCATCACCCAGACGAGGATGCCTATGCCAAAGTCCAACTCGTCGATCCGACCGTCAGTTCGACATCGGAACTTCTTGTCCACCTGTTGAATGACTGGGGATATCCTATCCCGGCGGCAGCGGCGATTCAATTTTACGCAGGAATCGTCGGGGATACAGGTCGTTTTCAATTTAGAGGGACGACGAGCAAGACGTTTGCCGTCGCAGCACAACTGCTTGATCTCGAAATCGATACAGACTGGCTCTATCGCAACATGTATCAAACGGAACTCGTTGCACTTCATTTGCAAGGGTATGTCCTGCAACATATCCAGTTGACGGATGCAGGCGTCGGTTATGTCGTCTTGACGCAAGAGACGTTAAAACGTTTCGATGCGACGGTCGAACAAGCTTCGTTGCTCGTCAATAGTTTTGCCGGCCTTAAAGGAATGAAGAGTTGGGCGTTATTCCTCGAGACGGAAAAAGAGGTCCGCGTGCGTATTCGTTCAAAAGGACCCGTCATCAACGAAGTAGCGAAGGAGTTCCGGGGCGGTGGACATCCGATGGCGTCCGGCGCGACAATCGATCACTTGTCAGAAGTCGATCAAGTCGTCGCCCGTCTCGACGCAGTCGCACGAGACTTCCGCTTCGAATGA
- a CDS encoding YtpI family protein: protein MQFVLILLIVLSLGGYLLAKRRAFHTKSTNRKFLFNTQASIWLSLFVILFAANQFLSGDGLTTLTGKIVCSILIVVGLASFIAGFIRYRKIYPYVVREMEQS, encoded by the coding sequence ATGCAATTCGTTCTAATCTTGTTAATCGTCTTGTCGCTAGGAGGCTATTTGCTCGCTAAGCGTCGTGCATTCCATACGAAGAGTACGAATCGGAAATTTTTATTCAACACTCAAGCAAGCATTTGGCTGAGCCTCTTCGTCATCTTGTTCGCAGCCAATCAGTTTCTGTCCGGCGACGGTTTGACGACGTTGACGGGTAAAATCGTCTGTTCGATTTTAATCGTCGTTGGTCTTGCCTCGTTCATCGCTGGTTTCATTCGTTATCGAAAAATCTATCCTTATGTTGTTCGCGAAATGGAACAATCGTAA